The Thomasclavelia ramosa DSM 1402 genome includes a region encoding these proteins:
- a CDS encoding BglG family transcription antiterminator, which translates to MMFPYNRLNEIFDYVRQDNIVSASQLSVLLNITDRTIRSDIQAINEILEKNGAKIKLKRKAGYYIEINDQEKYNTFLCSIKQTRTSNLELDSSQDRIKYLLNLLLYSDEYMSLDDLADNIYVSKNTLQNYIKTLKAIFSKYNLEYISKTNVGVKIIGNEDDKRKCLVENVLSYNFQNYVTGFTKDEYTLFEGIDLDLLKQIISNKLKNAHIKTNDFNFKNLIIHFALMISRIQFDCYINTNNTIKIDDNYTDFIDDIANEIEYTFNITISEGEKKYIYSHLVANTQLNDLVDNDNKIKELVEELLNNIYFDYNFDLRNDEILSHDLFLHFKSILNTKSFALNKRNPLLNTIKTNFPLAFDITLTCTAKIFNKPPYILTEDEVGYVSLHIGAAIERCFSGSLQNKSVILVCGSGQATTRMLEARLNVFFKDKITIVRKASYNEFINYTKRELLNIDFVISTIPLKSEHIPTITVDFALNNQDIEAISKFLTSISLNKMKKSNKFFDKNLFIHLDGIDSKESLLKQMCQLMEKQNIVDSNYFDCVMERENLAKTNMNEVFALPHPMRLCAKDTKVAVAIIDKPLTWYQQDTVQIIFLLAIKQGDQQDIEHLYDIFIEIVNNAKLQQSIIHSYNYDSFINNLLENME; encoded by the coding sequence ATGATGTTTCCATACAATCGTTTAAATGAAATATTTGACTATGTCAGACAAGATAATATAGTATCTGCAAGTCAGTTATCAGTTCTATTAAACATCACAGATAGAACGATCCGTAGTGATATTCAGGCAATTAATGAAATTCTTGAAAAAAATGGAGCAAAAATAAAATTAAAAAGAAAAGCTGGATATTATATTGAGATCAATGATCAAGAAAAATATAATACTTTTTTATGCTCAATAAAACAAACAAGAACTAGTAATTTAGAATTAGACAGTTCTCAAGATCGGATTAAATATTTATTAAATTTATTATTATATAGTGATGAATATATGAGTCTAGATGATTTGGCTGATAATATCTATGTGAGTAAAAATACGTTACAAAACTATATTAAAACTTTAAAAGCTATTTTTTCAAAATATAATCTTGAATATATCTCAAAAACTAATGTCGGGGTCAAAATAATTGGTAATGAAGATGATAAACGCAAATGTCTAGTTGAAAATGTTTTATCGTACAACTTTCAAAACTATGTTACCGGCTTTACAAAAGATGAATATACTCTTTTTGAGGGAATTGATCTAGATCTTCTTAAACAAATTATCTCTAATAAATTAAAAAATGCACATATAAAAACAAATGATTTTAATTTTAAAAACCTAATCATCCATTTTGCTTTAATGATCTCAAGAATTCAATTTGACTGTTATATCAATACGAACAATACTATTAAAATTGATGATAATTATACTGATTTTATTGATGATATTGCAAATGAAATTGAGTATACTTTTAATATTACGATTAGTGAAGGTGAAAAAAAATATATTTATTCACATTTAGTAGCCAATACACAATTAAACGACTTAGTCGATAATGATAATAAAATCAAGGAGTTAGTAGAAGAATTATTGAATAATATATATTTTGATTATAATTTTGATTTGCGTAATGATGAAATTTTGTCACATGACCTCTTTTTACATTTTAAATCTATCTTAAATACTAAATCATTTGCGTTAAATAAACGAAATCCATTATTAAATACCATTAAAACTAATTTTCCTTTAGCATTTGATATTACTTTAACGTGTACCGCAAAAATCTTTAATAAGCCACCCTATATTTTAACTGAAGATGAAGTTGGTTATGTTTCTTTGCATATCGGAGCTGCGATTGAGCGTTGTTTTTCAGGAAGCCTTCAAAACAAAAGTGTTATTTTAGTCTGTGGTTCTGGTCAAGCTACAACAAGAATGTTAGAAGCTAGATTAAATGTTTTCTTTAAAGATAAGATAACAATTGTTCGTAAAGCTTCATATAACGAATTTATTAATTATACAAAAAGAGAATTATTGAATATTGACTTTGTTATTTCTACAATACCATTAAAGAGTGAACATATTCCTACCATTACTGTTGACTTTGCTTTAAATAATCAAGATATCGAAGCAATCTCTAAATTTCTAACATCAATTTCTTTAAATAAAATGAAGAAATCAAATAAATTTTTTGATAAAAACCTCTTTATTCATTTAGATGGAATAGACTCTAAAGAATCTTTATTAAAACAAATGTGTCAATTAATGGAAAAACAAAATATTGTTGATAGCAATTATTTTGATTGTGTTATGGAACGTGAAAATTTAGCAAAAACTAATATGAATGAAGTATTTGCATTACCACATCCTATGCGCCTATGTGCTAAAGATACTAAAGTTGCTGTTGCTATCATCGATAAACCATTAACCTGGTATCAACAAGATACGGTTCAGATTATCTTTTTACTAGCAATAAAACAAGGTGACCAACAAGACATTGAGCACCTTTATGATATCTTTATTGAAATTGTTAATAATGCTAAGTTACAGCAAAGTATTATTCATAGTTATAATTATGATAGTTTTATTAATAATTTATTAGAGAATATGGAGTAA
- a CDS encoding PTS sugar transporter subunit IIA, whose amino-acid sequence MLNEDYIFLDVKVTNKNQLLGFIADKAHEYNICDNREGLLEDLIKREAEFPTGLQDGFAIPHARSNHVKKAAILYLRTDEAIEWGTMDDKKVNYLFSLLVPEQNEGNLHLQMISKLATCLLEDEFKNTVKSSTNKSALKDYILKNMEVD is encoded by the coding sequence ATGCTTAATGAAGATTATATATTTTTGGATGTGAAAGTGACGAATAAAAATCAATTATTAGGGTTTATTGCAGACAAAGCCCATGAATATAATATTTGTGACAATCGAGAAGGACTGCTTGAAGATTTAATAAAACGTGAAGCAGAATTTCCAACAGGATTGCAAGATGGATTCGCAATTCCACATGCACGTAGTAACCATGTCAAAAAGGCTGCAATTTTATATTTAAGAACTGATGAAGCAATTGAGTGGGGAACTATGGATGATAAAAAAGTGAATTATTTATTTTCATTGTTAGTTCCTGAACAAAATGAAGGAAATCTTCATTTACAGATGATATCTAAATTAGCTACTTGTTTATTAGAAGATGAGTTTAAGAATACGGTAAAATCTTCAACTAATAAATCGGCGCTAAAAGATTATATATTAAAAAATATGGAGGTAGATTAA
- a CDS encoding PTS fructose transporter subunit IIB has product MKIVGIAACPAGLAHTPMAAKALEKAGAKLGYDLKMEQQGSMGQVNKITEEEAKEAAFVIVASDQKILGMERFEGKPVIRIDITTCIKAPEAVIKKCVQATQK; this is encoded by the coding sequence ATGAAAATCGTTGGTATTGCCGCTTGTCCTGCGGGATTAGCACACACACCTATGGCAGCTAAAGCCTTAGAAAAAGCAGGAGCTAAATTAGGTTATGATTTAAAAATGGAGCAGCAAGGAAGTATGGGTCAGGTCAACAAGATTACTGAGGAAGAGGCTAAAGAAGCAGCTTTTGTAATTGTAGCATCAGATCAAAAAATTCTAGGAATGGAGCGTTTTGAAGGAAAACCGGTAATTAGAATTGATATTACAACTTGTATCAAAGCTCCGGAGGCGGTCATAAAAAAATGTGTTCAAGCAACACAAAAATAA
- a CDS encoding PTS fructose transporter subunit IIC, whose translation MKKFLKDAKGHIMSGIGYMLPLIIGASLVVAIPKLIGVAMGINSLDAYATKDGFLHILYLLEQVGWTGIGLVNTVLAGFIAFSIADKPAIGAGLIGGALASNTKAGFLGAVIAAFIAGYIVKWGKEHIKLPDSMQQMMPLVILPFLATGAVAIIMGVILATPLASINDALVSWLRDMCSGGTSQLILSLVLGAMIASDMGGPINKSAWMAGNVLMTEGIYQPNVYINCAICIPPLAYAIATVIKKNRFSPSFKEAGKGNWVMGFIGITEGAIPFTLVKASRLIPINMIGGALGAGICCLLGATADIPPVGGMYGFVSITGGWAYLVGIIVGALFIAIVAPMVVDFNDDKDEEETISVDDIEIVIE comes from the coding sequence ATGAAAAAGTTTTTAAAAGATGCTAAAGGACATATAATGTCAGGAATTGGTTATATGCTACCTTTAATTATTGGGGCATCACTAGTTGTGGCTATTCCAAAATTGATAGGGGTAGCGATGGGAATCAATAGTCTTGATGCTTATGCAACAAAAGATGGGTTCTTACACATCTTATATTTATTAGAGCAGGTAGGTTGGACAGGTATTGGCTTAGTTAATACTGTATTAGCTGGTTTCATTGCCTTTTCAATTGCTGACAAACCTGCTATTGGAGCTGGTTTAATTGGTGGGGCATTAGCTAGTAATACAAAAGCCGGTTTTTTAGGAGCTGTTATTGCTGCGTTTATCGCTGGATATATTGTAAAATGGGGTAAAGAACATATCAAATTACCTGATTCAATGCAGCAAATGATGCCGTTAGTTATTTTACCATTTTTAGCAACTGGTGCCGTTGCTATAATTATGGGAGTTATTCTTGCGACTCCACTAGCCTCAATTAATGATGCTTTAGTATCGTGGTTAAGAGATATGTGTAGTGGTGGAACTAGCCAATTGATCCTTTCATTAGTTTTAGGAGCAATGATTGCTTCAGATATGGGTGGACCAATCAATAAGTCAGCATGGATGGCTGGAAATGTTTTAATGACAGAAGGAATTTATCAACCAAATGTATATATTAATTGTGCTATTTGTATTCCCCCATTAGCATATGCAATTGCTACTGTAATTAAGAAAAATCGTTTTTCACCAAGTTTTAAAGAAGCCGGTAAAGGTAACTGGGTTATGGGATTTATTGGTATTACCGAAGGAGCGATTCCTTTTACATTAGTTAAGGCTAGCCGTTTAATTCCTATTAATATGATTGGTGGAGCTTTAGGAGCAGGAATCTGTTGTTTACTTGGAGCAACTGCTGATATTCCGCCAGTTGGAGGAATGTATGGATTTGTTTCAATCACTGGTGGTTGGGCTTATCTTGTTGGAATTATTGTTGGAGCTTTATTTATTGCAATTGTAGCACCAATGGTTGTTGATTTTAATGATGATAAAGATGAAGAAGAGACAATATCAGTTGATGATATTGAAATAGTAATTGAATAA